DNA sequence from the Epinephelus moara isolate mb chromosome 3, YSFRI_EMoa_1.0, whole genome shotgun sequence genome:
NNNNNNNNNNNNNNNNNNNNNNNNNNNNNNNNNNNNNNNNNNNNNNNNNNNNNNNNNNNNNNNNNNNNNNNNNNNNNNNNNNNNNNNNNNNNNNNNNNNNNNNNNNNNNNNNNNNNNNNNNNNNNNNNNNNNNNNNNNNNNNNNNNNNNNNNNNNNNNNNNNNNNNNNNNNNNNNNNNNNNNNNNNNNNNNNNNNNNNNNNNNNNNNNNNNNNNNNNNNNNNNNNNNNNNNNNNNNNNNNNNNNNNNNNNNNNNNNNNNNNNNNNNNNNNNNNNNNNNNNNNNNNNNNNNNNNNNNNNNNNNNNNNNNNNNNNNNNNNNNNNNNNNNNNNNNNNNNNNNNNNNNNNNNNNNNNNNNNNNNNNNNNNNNNNNNNNNNNNNNNNNNNNNNNNNNNNNNNNNNNNNNNNNNNNNNNNNNNNNNNNNNNNNNNNNNNNNNNNNNNNNNNNNNNNNNNNNNNNNNNNNNNNNNNNNNNNNNNNNNNNNNNNNNNNNNNNNNNNNNNNNNNNNNNNNNNNNNNNNNNNNNNNNNNNNNNNNNNNNNNNNNNNNNNNNNNNNNNNNNNNNNNNNNNNNNNNNNNNNNNNNNNNNNNNNNNNNNNNNNNNNNNNNNNNNNNNNNNNNNNNNNNNNNNNNNNNNNNNNNNNNNNNNNNNNNNNNNNNNNNNNNNNNNNNNNNNNNNNNNNNNNNNNNNNNNNNNNNNNNNNNNNNNNNNNNNNNNNNNNNNNNNNNNNNNNNNNNNNNNNNNNNNNNNNNNNNNNNNNNNNNNNNNNNNNNNNNNNNNNNNNNNNNNNNNNNNNNNNNNNNNNNNNNNNNNNNNNNNNNNNNNNNNNNNNNNNNNNNNNNNNNNNNNNNNNNNNNNNNNNNNNNNNNNNNNNNNNNNNNNNNNNNNNNNNNNNNNNNNNNNNNNNNNNNNNNNNNNNNNNNNNNNNNNNNNNNNNNNNNNNNNNNNNNNNNNNNNNNNNNNNNNNNNNNNNNNNNNNNNNNNNNNNNNNNNATTTTACTACTTGGGATTCAGATGGGTGAGTGTGAGCAAACATTCTCAATGTGACAATTTCGTTTCAGTTTGTGGCTGGTAGCctatattcctttttttaattcaattccgACCTTAGTAATTAAACAATATCTTTCACCGTGTTGTCCACGTTTATATATCCTGCATGAAACAACACGATGAGAACGTACGCCCCATACGTTCTCATCGTGTGCTTTTTGTAGTCCATCTTCAGAACATTGTAGTTTCACCACAGCAGACCCACAGCAATAACATCCTTCTCAGCCAATCAACACGCGataaattcttcttcttcgtttGGTTTTATGGCGCATTGCAACCATTGCTCATTAGGTgtataccgccacctactgtaccgGAGTAAGTAGACGATAAATGGACTGCCTTCCGTTTCCACTATACTCCTTCCGTTTCCACTATactctcactcacacatgcatacattcttctcttacatacatatattctctttcaacatacatacattttccttttacatacatatattactTATAGTATTAAATGTATATATGATTGCATGTGCATGAGAGcaaagtgtatgaatgtgtgcataaaataaatgaatatgagagaaaaatgtatcagtgtgtgtgttcaaatatataaatatgagagtaaaaatatatgaatgttTGAGTGAAACTGTATAAATATGAGAgcgaaaatatatgtatgtgtaaggagaatgtatgtgtgtgagagggtgagAATGAAATATGTCTTGTACGGCCCCTCATATTAACTCATTACACTTTGTGCATACACACAACTTCAGGAGAGTCACCAGATGATTATGGGTGCTGTGTTAACGTATGCAGCAGTTTGGCGCCTCATTCACAGCCAGTGAATTTCAAGCAGCATGGGAAGTGTCATCAAGGTCAGCAGCAGGCCACTGCAGCTTTGTAATAGGACACTCCATGCTGAGCAGGGGAGGAGGAGCTCtgcaataagaaaaaataatgcaGGTTCAGAAGGAGGAGCATTTTGAGATTCATTAGCTGAATAACGAAGACTGCAGTGTGataactgaaaatgaaactgtaaaactgaTGCAACACCCAAACAATCAAGGGGACATTGAAAATAAAGATTGTATCTTAATGTTTGTATTGCAGTTTGTATTGGTTCCTTCAATGCAGCCAAACCTGTTGACTAtcctttaaagggaaagttctgttttttacaacctggatcttatttctggcattaaatacggttgtttactcacccagataagtttggtgtcatttggagtcctacggaagatatttagatccgcgagagccgcgtacatccatatagtgggaatgatcggggcaccgacaatgaggctctaaataacacattatctgccgcgaaactcgttcatttcaccaatatgtttttatgaatcgctagagtttcttgtcatcatcatccgggtcatttatactgacccgatcattcccactatatggatgtacgcgGCTCTCGCGGATCTAAATATCTCCCAtaggactccaaatgacaccaaacttatctgggtgagtaaacaaccgtatttaatgacagaaataaggtccaggctgtaaaaaacagaactttccctttaagagCTGGCATGCAGCAAACCACGCCAGCTGAAACTAGTTTCAATATTACTACAGTGAGAGGAGTACTTAcgaacttccattttcacagctcTACAGCGCTGTGGAGGACCAGCGTCGTTGAAAGCCTCACAGCTGTACTGACCGGAGTCCACTTTGGATGCAGCAGCAAACTCCTGAACAGGCAGAGGAGGTATATGTTTAATTTTAAAGTCCACTGACAACTGTCACAGTTCGAATGGTGCAAAGTAATAAGTTGTGGCTCACCAGGTTGCCATTGTCTGCATTTAGCTTGTAGGTGGCATTTCTGAAGGCCGCAATCTTGCTTGGTTCGGGAGGCAGAAGGACGTTGTTTCTGAACCACCTGTATTTGGGTGGAGGTGAGCCATCGCTGTCGTGGCAGGACAACAGGGCTGACTTGCCCGTCGTCACTGAGGAAGGGATCCTACACAGGGGCTGAGACGGAGGCACTGCGGGACATAACATTCAGTTTCATTCTCAACATGTGCAGGAATACACAACTTCCACTGCAGCACATAAACTTCAGACAAATAAGTAGTAGTAGAGTTATTTTATGGCAGGAATGAGAGTCATGGTGGATTATACTTGAAGAGATGTGTTTGCAGAGTGTAATTATAAAGGATGCTCACCCAGAACAGTCAGGGTCACTCTGACTTCCCCAAACTggccgctgctgctgccggACACCTCACAGTCGTACACTCCATTATCCTTGCGGGTCACTTTGGTGAATCTCAGATTATCACCGTACATTGTCACTCGGTTGGCGTACGGCGCTGTGAAAGAGTGGCAGCATTACATAACAGACTCAAAAGCATTCAGAGCACATACCTCTGCTAAAGCTGCCCAGTCCTCTGAATTTGTTCTCTAGTAACAGAAaatgtttggagactctgaatGTGAATCTGGATCTGCATCACAGTGTGACAGACGATCATCACATAGGGAGCTACAGTAGGGTGAAGCTAGGGTggggtgatatggagaaaatcaaatatcacaatatttttaaccaaattcaACGATATTGAAGATATTGTAGGATTGATCTAGCTGATCACTAGTGGTTAAGACTACTGAGTTTGATGCGGAGGATCAGAGGTTTGATCCCAGGCAACACATATCCAGTGTGGACCCTTGGGCAAGGTTCTTAATGCTGCTAGCCTTCTTCAGGATGAGTGAATCTGCAAATGCAAGAGTCATACTGGCTTAGATATTGCTAaggtatataaaaataaattctgGCCCTTGGACAAATGTAGTTAATGACCCCTGTCATACAGTATAGGacacaagaacaagaacaaaaatGGTACATGAATTTTAGAAAAGATAACCTTTTTTAAGACTGGTTGAAACAATAAATCATACAGGGTACAACTCCACTGAAATACAATCCCGTCAGCTACTTCAATGTGTGCATTGCAATTTAGTCTGTTTTTGCCTCTTCTTACACTGTAGGCTGCCATGGAAATGTCCACcaaatttcatta
Encoded proteins:
- the LOC126388317 gene encoding junctional adhesion molecule A-like; translation: MFVSGLVSVALFIAATGVSGYTVTSNNKNVRVKENEGADLTCSHSADFGSNPRVEWKFKDPKGSQAYVVFNSKLTSPYANRVTMYGDNLRFTKVTRKDNGVYDCEVSGSSSGQFGEVRVTLTVLVPPSQPLCRIPSSVTTGKSALLSCHDSDGSPPPKYRWFRNNVLLPPEPSKIAAFRNATYKLNADNGNLEFAAASKVDSGQYSCEAFNDAGPPQRCRAVKMEVQLLLPCSAWSVLLQSCSGLLLTLMTLPMLLEIHWL